Proteins from a genomic interval of Orbaceae bacterium lpD02:
- a CDS encoding histidine-type phosphatase, translating into MDTLTLEQVIVLSRHGIRTPLPHTLEFLSELTSKNWPKWDCAPGYLTTRGGTLESYFGNYLINYLAGLEFTLSPDDIFIYANSIQRTVATAQYFSVGAFAGLDVPVRHRYPIDRMDPIFDSIIRDGSPAFQTRVINDFKRHTHSAELIEKLDQRLAPAYDLLSDILDYKQSTFYQQYQCEFSQLPTQVDIIAGKEPLLRGPLALGTAIADAFTLQHYSGFAKHDVAWGGITTAQQWQTIINVKNQSLNLLCQSPVLATHFALPLVEFITALFAEEKHKFNLLVGHDSNIFALLAALGFEHSSLPEQYEQAPIGGKVVFYLWHDKQRQQHYFKAEFIYQTFEQLHLAEPISLTNPPKHITLNFSDITPKQPGLYLWQDVSKKLHNFLVNAD; encoded by the coding sequence ATGGACACATTAACATTAGAACAAGTTATTGTCTTGAGCCGGCATGGCATTAGGACGCCGTTACCTCATACGCTGGAATTTTTAAGCGAGTTGACATCGAAAAACTGGCCTAAATGGGACTGTGCGCCAGGTTATTTAACCACCCGAGGAGGAACGCTGGAAAGTTATTTTGGTAATTATTTGATAAACTACCTAGCGGGTTTAGAGTTTACCTTATCTCCTGACGACATTTTTATTTATGCCAACAGCATACAGCGCACGGTTGCGACCGCGCAGTATTTTAGTGTGGGCGCGTTTGCCGGATTAGATGTACCTGTAAGGCACCGCTATCCGATTGACCGAATGGACCCAATTTTTGATTCTATTATTCGTGATGGTTCACCAGCATTTCAAACCCGTGTAATTAATGATTTTAAGCGCCATACTCACTCAGCGGAGCTAATCGAAAAACTGGATCAACGCTTAGCACCTGCCTATGACTTACTCTCCGATATTTTGGACTATAAACAGTCGACGTTTTACCAACAATATCAATGTGAATTTTCGCAGCTACCTACACAAGTTGATATTATCGCAGGCAAAGAGCCACTGCTACGTGGGCCCTTGGCGTTAGGTACGGCGATCGCCGATGCATTTACATTGCAGCACTACTCCGGTTTTGCAAAACATGATGTGGCTTGGGGAGGCATCACCACTGCGCAGCAATGGCAAACAATTATTAATGTTAAAAATCAATCTCTTAATCTGTTATGTCAATCACCGGTATTAGCCACCCATTTTGCGTTACCATTGGTTGAATTTATAACGGCACTATTTGCCGAAGAAAAACATAAATTTAACCTACTCGTTGGCCACGATAGTAATATTTTTGCCTTATTAGCGGCGCTTGGCTTTGAGCATAGCTCGCTACCAGAACAATATGAGCAAGCACCGATCGGTGGTAAAGTGGTCTTTTACCTCTGGCATGATAAACAACGGCAGCAACACTATTTTAAAGCAGAATTTATTTATCAAACGTTTGAACAACTCCACTTAGCTGAGCCGATAAGCCTAACTAACCCACCTAAACATATCACGTTAAACTTTAGCGATATTACCCCTAAACAGCCTGGGTTATATTTATGGCAAGATGTCAGTAAGAAACTGCATAATTTCTTAGTTAACGCAGATTAA
- the vgrG gene encoding type VI secretion system tip protein VgrG, which produces MASGLDTALDPLTNALSAQQHNKYAVTLSGLSSALSVLSVQGNEALNQPWRYEIIVTSLDPHISIDSVLNQPAQFSFIAPHLMQQVTHISSLDKPAMPRTLYGVVTEFAQLSVNKDEAHYRLVLQPRLALFANDHYSAIYQNQSVVSVVEEVLRRHGFTGVDYRLVLKDSYPAREFITQWQESDLAFIQRLLADVGIWLRFESHAEHNCDVLVLSDYEQGFEDVGSISYQLPSGMMDNARDSVWELQFASKSVARQVKVNDYNYREAPADLHAQINSQPKEVTTAGTDYRYGEHFKRKGDDNIIESGSWYAKIRHQQQISEQIIIHGNANDYHLAPGQRLIISGSPINGISEGIVILATECYGDRSEAYHVKFTAMPYNVLKPYRPAPLPWPQVTGTLPARVTSPDNDTYGYIDTMGRYRVKFDFDLKTWRSGEESLWVRLAKPYAGDRYGFHFPLIDGTEVAIAFTDSNPDRPYIAHAMHDSTHPDPVTTINKHRNVLRTPANNKLRMDDKRGQEHIKLATEYGKSQLNLGHLVNQNREQRGAGFELRTDEWGAISANKGLYLTAQSEPQAQGQQLDMQGAIAQLENALSIAKALQNAANTAQAHPADIDSQQQLQSALNQLTDAGVIAYAPAGIALTSDENIQLSSGNSISLTSEQQTDISALNNITLASSEAVGIFAHKAGIKLLANQGQVELHAQNDAMAIAAKQDIKIDSVDGKVTISALDGLNLLAGGSYITINGKGIELGSSGNVTIKAAALQKMGPANRDAKASLPSTCDISLQEADKLQQGSVKLS; this is translated from the coding sequence ATGGCCAGCGGGCTTGATACTGCATTAGATCCACTTACCAACGCACTTAGCGCCCAGCAACATAATAAGTATGCAGTGACGCTTTCAGGCTTATCATCCGCGCTCTCGGTCTTATCGGTTCAAGGTAATGAAGCCCTCAACCAGCCATGGCGTTACGAGATTATCGTCACTAGCCTTGACCCGCATATCTCGATCGATAGCGTGCTTAACCAGCCTGCCCAGTTTAGCTTTATCGCGCCGCATCTTATGCAACAGGTCACCCACATTAGCTCACTCGATAAACCAGCAATGCCGCGCACCTTATATGGGGTAGTGACTGAGTTTGCTCAGCTATCGGTCAATAAAGATGAAGCCCATTATCGGCTGGTACTCCAGCCACGACTGGCGCTATTTGCGAATGACCATTATAGCGCCATTTACCAAAACCAAAGTGTGGTCAGCGTAGTGGAAGAGGTGCTACGCCGCCATGGTTTTACCGGCGTCGATTACCGCTTAGTGTTAAAAGACAGCTACCCAGCCCGAGAGTTTATCACCCAATGGCAAGAGAGCGACCTGGCGTTTATTCAGCGTTTACTGGCCGATGTCGGTATTTGGTTACGCTTTGAAAGCCACGCCGAACACAACTGTGATGTATTAGTATTAAGCGATTATGAACAGGGTTTTGAGGACGTCGGCAGCATTAGTTATCAATTACCGAGCGGGATGATGGATAACGCACGCGATAGCGTGTGGGAGTTACAGTTTGCCAGCAAAAGCGTAGCGCGTCAGGTGAAGGTAAATGATTATAATTATCGAGAAGCACCAGCCGACCTTCACGCACAAATAAACTCACAACCTAAAGAGGTTACCACCGCCGGCACCGATTACCGCTATGGTGAGCACTTTAAACGTAAAGGTGATGACAACATTATTGAAAGCGGCAGTTGGTATGCCAAAATCCGCCATCAGCAGCAGATTAGTGAACAGATTATTATTCACGGTAACGCCAATGACTACCACTTAGCCCCAGGGCAACGGCTGATTATTAGCGGTAGCCCAATCAACGGCATCAGTGAAGGGATAGTGATTTTAGCGACCGAGTGCTATGGTGACCGCAGCGAGGCGTATCACGTCAAGTTTACCGCTATGCCGTATAACGTATTAAAACCGTATCGCCCGGCACCGTTACCGTGGCCGCAAGTGACCGGCACGCTGCCGGCGCGGGTGACCAGTCCTGATAATGACACCTATGGCTATATTGACACCATGGGGCGTTACCGAGTTAAATTTGATTTTGATTTAAAAACCTGGCGCAGCGGTGAAGAGAGCTTATGGGTTAGGCTAGCAAAGCCGTATGCCGGCGACCGCTATGGTTTTCACTTCCCCTTAATCGATGGTACCGAGGTGGCTATCGCCTTTACCGATAGTAACCCAGATAGACCGTATATCGCCCATGCCATGCATGACAGCACACATCCTGACCCTGTCACGACTATCAATAAACACCGCAATGTGCTGCGAACGCCAGCCAACAACAAACTGCGGATGGATGATAAACGCGGGCAAGAGCATATTAAACTGGCCACCGAATACGGCAAAAGCCAGCTTAACCTCGGTCACTTAGTTAACCAAAACAGAGAGCAACGCGGTGCCGGCTTTGAGCTACGTACCGACGAATGGGGCGCCATTAGCGCGAACAAAGGTTTATACCTAACCGCGCAAAGCGAGCCACAAGCGCAAGGTCAGCAGCTCGATATGCAAGGCGCGATTGCCCAGCTGGAAAACGCCTTATCGATTGCCAAAGCGCTACAAAATGCCGCGAATACCGCGCAGGCGCACCCCGCTGATATCGACAGTCAACAGCAGCTACAAAGCGCACTCAACCAATTAACCGACGCCGGCGTGATTGCTTACGCACCAGCCGGTATTGCTTTAACCAGTGATGAAAATATCCAGCTCTCCAGCGGTAACAGCATCAGCTTAACCAGTGAACAGCAAACTGATATTAGCGCGCTTAACAATATCACCTTAGCCTCATCTGAGGCAGTCGGCATCTTCGCCCATAAGGCTGGTATTAAGCTACTGGCTAACCAAGGTCAAGTCGAACTGCACGCCCAAAATGACGCCATGGCTATCGCCGCTAAGCAAGATATTAAAATAGATAGCGTAGATGGCAAAGTGACTATCTCGGCACTTGATGGCCTTAATTTGCTCGCTGGCGGTTCGTATATTACCATCAACGGCAAGGGCATCGAGCTCGGCTCATCTGGCAATGTGACCATTAAAGCGGCAGCGCTGCAAAAAATGGGGCCAGCTAATAGGGATGCTAAGGCTTCCTTACCATCGACTTGTGATATTTCACTACAAGAGGCCGATAAACTACAACAAGGAAGTGTAAAGCTAAGCTAA